A genomic window from Synechococcus sp. CBW1107 includes:
- a CDS encoding phycobiliprotein lyase, producing MNGTSPAFPPEDLPAFLALCAGQWMVLRSRMEATTAASGGDDDAWHDSNRGDLGVSLRPGAPGRSLGGLEVTAPDGLARQIDFEAGGTLLGAEGSIGQWQLWPDGSLELVITSAGQEQRERIWFTKPNLRLRSVIVNGADGQPEQASFCSEIRRVSRPAPEES from the coding sequence GTGAACGGCACCAGCCCCGCCTTCCCCCCCGAAGACCTGCCAGCCTTTCTCGCCCTCTGCGCCGGTCAGTGGATGGTGCTGCGCAGCCGGATGGAGGCGACGACGGCCGCCAGCGGCGGCGACGACGACGCCTGGCATGACAGCAACCGCGGCGACCTGGGGGTGAGCCTGCGCCCGGGCGCCCCGGGCCGCTCCCTGGGGGGGCTGGAGGTGACGGCTCCCGATGGCCTGGCCCGGCAGATCGACTTCGAGGCCGGCGGCACCCTGCTGGGCGCCGAGGGCAGCATCGGCCAGTGGCAGCTGTGGCCCGACGGCAGCCTGGAGCTGGTGATCACCAGCGCTGGCCAGGAGCAGCGCGAACGGATCTGGTTCACCAAGCCGAACCTGCGCCTGCGCAGCGTCATCGTCAACGGCGCCGATGGCCAGCCGGAGCAGGCCAGCTTCTGCTCGGAGATCCGCCGCGTCAGCCGCCCGGCTCCAGAGGAGAGCTGA
- the era gene encoding GTPase Era, which produces MDKPGLIETEPEQPQGAGLPRPLPQQSPEGFRSGFVALIGRPNVGKSTLLNHLVGEKVAITSPVAQTTRNRLRAILTTPSAQLVLLDTPGIHKPHHLLGERLVKSARSAIGEVDVVLLLVDGSEPAGRGDGFIVELLRFSRAPVLVALNKSDLVDPARALELEDSYRELLVLSDQRADPADPGQRRSDWPLLACSATTGAGCPELVEALAARLPLGPHLYPPDAVSDQPEQLLLAELIREQVLSLTREEVPHSVAVQVERIVEDGKRIAVLATVLVERSSQKGILIGKRGQMLREIGSGARAQMQKVFDGPVYLELFVKVVPNWRRNPARLAELGYRGD; this is translated from the coding sequence ATGGACAAGCCGGGCCTGATCGAGACCGAACCGGAGCAGCCGCAGGGAGCAGGGCTGCCACGGCCGCTGCCACAGCAGTCCCCGGAGGGCTTTCGCTCCGGATTCGTGGCCCTGATCGGTCGCCCCAATGTGGGCAAGTCGACCCTGCTCAACCATCTGGTGGGTGAAAAGGTGGCGATCACCTCACCGGTGGCCCAGACCACCCGCAACCGCCTGAGGGCCATCCTCACCACCCCCAGCGCCCAGCTGGTGCTGCTCGACACTCCCGGCATTCACAAACCGCACCACCTGCTGGGGGAACGTCTGGTGAAGAGCGCCCGCAGCGCGATCGGCGAAGTGGACGTGGTGCTGCTCCTGGTGGATGGCAGTGAACCGGCAGGTCGCGGCGATGGCTTCATCGTTGAGCTGCTGCGCTTCAGCCGGGCGCCGGTGCTGGTGGCCCTCAACAAGAGCGATCTGGTGGATCCGGCCAGGGCGCTTGAGCTGGAGGACAGCTACCGGGAGCTGCTGGTGCTCTCCGATCAGCGTGCCGATCCTGCCGACCCCGGTCAGCGCCGCAGCGACTGGCCCCTGCTGGCCTGCAGCGCCACCACCGGCGCCGGCTGCCCTGAACTGGTGGAGGCCCTGGCGGCGCGGCTGCCCCTCGGGCCCCATCTCTACCCGCCGGATGCGGTCAGCGATCAACCCGAGCAACTGCTGCTGGCGGAGCTGATCCGAGAGCAGGTTCTCTCGCTCACCCGCGAGGAGGTGCCCCACTCCGTGGCCGTGCAGGTGGAGCGGATCGTGGAGGACGGCAAGCGCATCGCCGTGCTGGCCACGGTGCTCGTGGAGCGCTCCAGCCAGAAGGGGATCCTGATCGGCAAGCGCGGTCAGATGCTCAGGGAGATCGGAAGCGGGGCGCGCGCCCAGATGCAGAAGGTGTTCGACGGGCCGGTGTATCTCGAGCTGTTCGTGAAAGTGGTGCCCAACTGGCGGCGCAACCCGGCACGGCTGGCGGAACTCGGCTACCGCGGCGACTGA
- a CDS encoding Bax inhibitor-1 family protein, translated as MPASSNFQEAIREAQQGALVGPNVVNKALPYVGGGMVLTAAGVMGGLTLMASSPGLFMPLFWVALIGNFILFFVAQNAATKENNGTALPILTAYSLITGFTLSGIVAYALSVAGVGAIGTATLATGITFLIASVVGRRMSDSIGQALAGVVGLGILGLIIAMVIQIVGGIFIPGFGGSGFELLIAGFGTVLFVGAAFLDFYTMPRTYSDDQYLAGALGMYLTYINLFIFILRLIIALNGGGRRD; from the coding sequence ATGCCAGCCAGCAGCAATTTCCAGGAAGCGATCCGCGAGGCCCAGCAGGGCGCGCTGGTCGGTCCCAACGTCGTCAACAAAGCGCTGCCCTACGTGGGTGGCGGCATGGTGCTCACCGCCGCCGGCGTCATGGGGGGCCTCACCCTGATGGCCAGCAGCCCGGGGCTGTTCATGCCCCTGTTCTGGGTGGCCCTGATCGGCAACTTCATCCTCTTCTTCGTGGCCCAGAACGCGGCCACCAAGGAGAACAACGGCACGGCTCTGCCGATCCTCACGGCCTACAGCCTGATCACCGGCTTCACCCTCAGCGGGATCGTGGCCTACGCCCTGAGCGTTGCCGGCGTCGGAGCCATCGGCACCGCCACCCTGGCCACCGGCATCACCTTCCTGATCGCCTCGGTGGTGGGACGTCGCATGAGCGACTCCATCGGTCAGGCCCTGGCCGGTGTGGTGGGCCTGGGCATCCTCGGCCTGATCATCGCCATGGTGATTCAGATCGTGGGCGGCATCTTCATCCCCGGCTTCGGGGGAAGCGGATTCGAACTGCTGATCGCCGGCTTCGGCACCGTGCTGTTCGTGGGAGCCGCCTTCCTCGACTTCTACACCATGCCCCGCACCTACAGCGACGACCAGTACCTGGCCGGCGCCCTGGGCATGTACCTCACCTACATCAACCTCTTCATCTTCATCCTGCGCCTGATCATCGCCCTCAACGGCGGTGGCCGCCGCGACTGA
- a CDS encoding PhoH family protein, with amino-acid sequence MAGAETLPLFSIDLPHQEGALALAGEAETTLHRLETLTGASLVLRGLQLVIQGRPSQLERASALVELLRPLWGEGQPIGAVDLQTALNALDTGRSSEHRELSQQVLARSQSGKLLRPRTVRQKTYVEAMERHDLTLALGPAGTGKTFLATVQAVRMLQERRVERLILTRPAVEAGERLGFLPGDLQQKVDPYLRPLYDALHGLLGAERTTALLEKGVIEVAPLAYMRGRTLADAFVILDEAQNTTTAQMRMVLTRLGENSRMVVTGDPTQSDLPREQLSGLVEAAGVLADVEGVAICHLTAADVVRHPLVQRMVQAYARRDSSGLPRTVQRG; translated from the coding sequence ATGGCCGGGGCTGAAACGCTTCCTCTCTTTTCGATCGACCTCCCCCACCAGGAAGGCGCCCTTGCCCTTGCCGGCGAGGCCGAAACCACCCTGCATCGCCTTGAGACCCTCACAGGTGCGTCCCTGGTGCTGCGGGGTCTTCAGCTGGTGATCCAGGGCAGGCCCTCGCAGCTGGAGCGGGCCTCGGCTCTGGTGGAGCTGCTGCGGCCTCTCTGGGGCGAGGGCCAGCCCATCGGCGCGGTGGATCTCCAGACCGCCCTCAACGCCCTCGACACCGGCCGCAGCAGCGAACATCGCGAACTCTCCCAGCAGGTGCTGGCCCGCAGCCAGAGCGGCAAGCTGCTGCGCCCGCGCACGGTGCGTCAGAAGACCTACGTGGAAGCGATGGAACGTCACGACCTGACCCTCGCCCTGGGTCCTGCCGGCACCGGCAAGACCTTCCTGGCCACCGTTCAGGCCGTGCGCATGCTCCAGGAACGTCGGGTGGAGCGGTTGATCCTCACCAGGCCCGCGGTCGAAGCCGGCGAGCGGCTGGGCTTCCTGCCCGGGGATCTGCAGCAGAAGGTCGACCCCTACCTGCGCCCCCTCTATGACGCCCTGCATGGGCTTCTGGGGGCGGAGCGCACCACGGCCCTGCTGGAGAAAGGGGTGATCGAGGTGGCGCCGCTGGCCTACATGCGCGGCCGCACCCTGGCCGATGCCTTCGTGATCCTCGACGAGGCGCAGAACACCACCACCGCCCAGATGCGCATGGTGCTCACCCGGCTTGGGGAGAACTCACGCATGGTGGTCACCGGGGATCCCACCCAGTCGGATCTGCCGCGCGAGCAGCTCAGTGGCCTGGTGGAGGCCGCTGGTGTGCTGGCCGATGTGGAGGGCGTGGCGATCTGCCATCTCACCGCCGCCGATGTGGTGCGCCATCCGCTGGTGCAGCGCATGGTGCAGGCCTACGCCCGCCGCGACTCGTCCGGACTTCCCCGGACGGTCCAGCGGGGATGA
- the rpsP gene encoding 30S ribosomal protein S16: protein MIKLRLKRFGKKREASFRLVATNSTSRRDGLPLEELGFYNPRTKETRLDAEAIRVRLSQGAQPTDTVRSLLEKGGLIEKTIRPGETVGKARQSAAREAVVKEAAKAAAAEAAAAAEAAAAAEPEDAEVVSADA, encoded by the coding sequence ATGATCAAGCTCCGCCTGAAGCGGTTCGGCAAGAAGCGGGAAGCGAGTTTCCGCCTGGTGGCCACCAACAGCACGTCCCGCAGGGACGGTCTGCCGCTTGAGGAGCTCGGCTTCTACAACCCCCGCACCAAGGAAACCCGCCTTGATGCCGAAGCCATCCGTGTGCGCCTCAGCCAGGGCGCCCAACCCACCGACACGGTCCGCTCCCTGCTGGAGAAGGGTGGCCTGATCGAGAAGACCATCCGTCCCGGTGAAACCGTCGGCAAGGCCAGGCAGTCTGCCGCCCGCGAGGCCGTGGTGAAGGAAGCCGCCAAGGCCGCCGCCGCTGAGGCAGCCGCTGCGGCAGAAGCCGCCGCTGCCGCCGAGCCTGAAGACGCTGAAGTCGTCAGCGCCGATGCCTGA
- the ffh gene encoding signal recognition particle protein, which translates to MFDELSQRFEDAVKSLKGQDRITESNVEGALKQVRRALLEADVSLEVVKGFIDEVRTKAVGAEVVRGVSPDQQFIQLVHQALVEVMGGENAPLALSDQAPTVILMAGLQGAGKTTATAKLGLHLKEQGKRALMVAADVYRPAAIDQLQTLGQQIGVEVFSLGADARPEDIAAAGIARAREDGFDTVLVDTAGRLQIDAAMMEEMVRIRQAAAPDEVLLVVDSMIGQEAAELTRAFHEQVGITGAVLTKLDGDSRGGAALSIRKVSGAPIKFIGTGEKVEALQPFHPERMASRILGMGDVLTLVEKASKEVELADVARMQQKLQEASFDFSDFLQQMRLIKRMGSLGGLMKLIPGMNKIDDGMLKQGEEQLRKIEAMIGSMTVAEREQPQLLAAQPSRRRRIAAGSGHSPADVDKVLADFQKMRGFMQQMTRGGMPGMGGGLPGMGGGMPGMPGMPGMPGMPAPAGRGGGSRKAGRPPKKRKGFGQL; encoded by the coding sequence ATGTTCGACGAACTTTCCCAGCGTTTTGAGGATGCGGTCAAAAGCCTGAAGGGCCAGGACCGGATCACGGAAAGCAACGTGGAGGGCGCCCTCAAGCAGGTGCGCCGTGCCCTGCTCGAGGCCGATGTGAGCCTGGAGGTGGTCAAGGGCTTCATCGATGAGGTGCGCACCAAGGCGGTGGGCGCCGAGGTGGTGCGTGGCGTCAGCCCCGATCAGCAGTTCATCCAGCTGGTGCATCAGGCCCTGGTGGAGGTGATGGGCGGCGAGAACGCGCCGCTGGCGTTGTCGGATCAGGCCCCCACGGTGATTCTGATGGCGGGCCTGCAGGGGGCCGGCAAGACCACGGCCACGGCCAAGCTCGGCCTGCACCTCAAGGAGCAGGGGAAACGGGCGCTGATGGTGGCCGCCGATGTGTACCGGCCCGCGGCCATCGACCAGCTGCAGACGCTGGGACAACAGATCGGGGTGGAGGTGTTCAGCCTGGGGGCTGACGCCAGGCCCGAGGACATCGCCGCCGCCGGCATCGCCAGAGCCAGGGAGGACGGCTTCGACACGGTGCTGGTGGACACGGCCGGCCGCCTCCAGATCGACGCCGCGATGATGGAGGAGATGGTGCGGATCCGTCAGGCCGCGGCACCCGATGAGGTGCTGCTGGTGGTGGATTCGATGATCGGCCAGGAGGCCGCCGAGCTCACCCGCGCCTTCCACGAGCAGGTGGGCATCACCGGCGCCGTGCTCACCAAGCTCGACGGTGACTCCCGCGGTGGTGCCGCCCTCTCGATCCGCAAGGTCAGCGGCGCGCCGATCAAATTCATCGGCACCGGCGAGAAGGTGGAGGCGCTGCAGCCCTTCCACCCCGAGCGGATGGCCAGCCGCATCCTGGGCATGGGTGATGTGCTCACCCTGGTGGAGAAGGCCTCCAAGGAAGTGGAGCTGGCCGATGTGGCCCGGATGCAGCAGAAGCTGCAGGAAGCCTCCTTCGACTTTTCCGATTTCCTGCAGCAGATGCGCCTGATCAAGCGCATGGGCTCCCTGGGGGGCCTGATGAAGCTGATCCCAGGCATGAACAAGATCGATGACGGCATGCTGAAGCAGGGGGAGGAGCAGCTCAGGAAGATCGAGGCGATGATCGGCTCGATGACGGTGGCCGAACGGGAGCAGCCCCAGCTGCTGGCGGCCCAGCCCTCAAGGCGGCGGCGGATCGCGGCGGGCAGCGGCCACAGCCCCGCCGACGTGGACAAGGTGCTGGCCGATTTTCAGAAGATGCGCGGCTTCATGCAGCAGATGACCCGTGGCGGCATGCCGGGCATGGGCGGTGGGCTCCCCGGCATGGGCGGTGGCATGCCCGGGATGCCAGGCATGCCCGGAATGCCCGGAATGCCGGCGCCCGCTGGACGGGGAGGCGGTTCCCGCAAGGCCGGTCGTCCCCCCAAGAAGCGCAAGGGATTCGGCCAGCTCTGA
- a CDS encoding IMS domain-containing protein: MELPIDHFRLLGVSPATDAQNVLRTLQHRLEKAPDQGFTLEAIRARADLLEASADVLSDPQRRQAYEAQLMEIEQVGEGEGVAAGLDVAPSKDLGGLMLLLEAGMPLEAFESAIACLQPPQAPALGSGREADLCLITALACRAAASELQGQRHYEAAAQLLQQGLQHLQRMGQLPEQRLQLANDLHALLPFRVLGLVSRPLTATRERAEGLELLESLVKRRGGLEGEDDPSLPRDDFQAFIKQIRLFLTAQEQVDLFDRWARGGSAAAEFLACYALTASGFAQRKPDRIAAARSRLRASAQPGIQPLLACLHLLLGQIEPAMQAFNSGAGPELKAWAEEQADDPLAQLCAYCRDWLARDVLPGYRDIEVDADLEAYFADRDVQTFVDQQDRRVARGHTVEPPAPDPAVMAAADWAMPELEPLAPGGGDGNGNGDGFHPPSPQLSTPAAAGEQRPRSRRPLALVGLALAAGAALFAGLSLVLRPRPASPPLAPPSTSGQAPASTKQPLAAPAPAAPLTSSSPSQEEVRLLLERWLAAKAALLEGRSSEADLDQLARPALVADLRSQARGLKARGEQQQIQARIRQFQLTDRSPRRIEADVQLDYSEERRSGDKVIQPRTSAQLRNIYVFARDGGTWKLADFHSRR; this comes from the coding sequence TTGGAACTGCCGATCGACCACTTCCGTCTGCTCGGCGTGAGCCCGGCGACCGATGCCCAGAACGTGTTGCGCACCCTTCAGCATCGTCTGGAGAAGGCGCCGGATCAGGGGTTCACCCTGGAGGCCATCCGGGCCAGGGCCGATCTGCTGGAAGCCAGCGCCGACGTGCTCTCCGATCCCCAGCGCCGCCAGGCCTACGAGGCCCAGCTGATGGAGATCGAGCAGGTGGGTGAGGGAGAGGGGGTGGCGGCCGGCCTTGATGTGGCGCCATCGAAGGATCTCGGTGGGTTGATGCTGCTGCTCGAGGCGGGCATGCCCCTGGAGGCCTTTGAGTCCGCCATCGCCTGCCTGCAGCCGCCCCAGGCCCCTGCCCTCGGCAGCGGCCGCGAAGCCGACCTCTGCCTGATCACGGCCCTGGCCTGCCGCGCCGCCGCAAGTGAGCTCCAGGGCCAGCGCCACTACGAGGCCGCGGCCCAGCTCCTGCAGCAGGGACTTCAGCACCTGCAACGCATGGGCCAGCTGCCCGAGCAGCGCCTGCAGCTGGCCAACGACCTGCACGCGCTGCTGCCATTCCGGGTTCTGGGTCTGGTCAGCCGGCCTCTCACGGCCACCAGGGAACGCGCCGAAGGCCTGGAGCTGCTGGAGAGTCTGGTGAAGCGGCGCGGAGGGCTGGAGGGCGAAGACGATCCCAGCCTGCCCCGCGACGACTTCCAGGCCTTCATCAAGCAGATCCGGCTTTTCCTTACCGCCCAGGAACAGGTGGATCTCTTCGACCGCTGGGCCAGAGGCGGCTCAGCGGCGGCGGAGTTCCTGGCCTGCTATGCCCTCACCGCCTCAGGCTTCGCCCAGCGCAAGCCCGACCGCATCGCCGCCGCCAGGAGCCGCCTGCGGGCCTCCGCCCAGCCCGGCATCCAGCCCCTGCTGGCCTGCCTGCACCTGCTGCTCGGTCAGATCGAGCCGGCCATGCAGGCTTTCAACTCCGGAGCAGGGCCTGAGCTCAAGGCCTGGGCCGAGGAGCAGGCTGATGATCCCCTCGCCCAGCTCTGTGCCTACTGTCGCGACTGGCTCGCCCGGGATGTCCTCCCCGGCTACCGCGACATCGAGGTGGATGCCGATCTCGAGGCCTACTTCGCCGATCGGGACGTGCAGACTTTCGTGGATCAGCAGGATCGCCGCGTGGCCCGCGGCCACACGGTGGAGCCACCCGCTCCGGACCCAGCCGTGATGGCCGCCGCGGACTGGGCCATGCCTGAGCTGGAGCCTCTTGCCCCCGGCGGCGGCGACGGCAACGGCAACGGCGACGGCTTCCACCCTCCGTCCCCGCAGCTGTCCACGCCAGCTGCGGCAGGCGAGCAACGGCCACGATCCAGGCGGCCGCTGGCCCTGGTCGGACTCGCCCTCGCGGCCGGGGCAGCCCTGTTCGCCGGACTGTCGCTGGTGCTGCGTCCCCGGCCGGCGTCACCCCCGCTGGCGCCCCCCTCCACCAGTGGCCAGGCTCCCGCCAGCACGAAGCAGCCGCTGGCGGCCCCCGCCCCGGCGGCACCCCTCACCAGCTCCAGCCCCAGCCAGGAGGAGGTGCGGCTCCTCCTGGAACGCTGGCTGGCGGCCAAGGCGGCCCTTCTGGAGGGACGCAGCAGCGAGGCCGACCTCGATCAACTCGCCCGCCCGGCCCTGGTGGCCGACCTGCGATCCCAGGCCAGGGGACTCAAGGCCCGGGGGGAGCAGCAGCAGATCCAGGCCAGGATTCGGCAGTTCCAGCTCACCGACCGGAGCCCAAGGCGGATCGAAGCCGATGTGCAGCTCGACTACAGCGAGGAGCGCCGCTCAGGCGACAAGGTGATCCAACCCAGAACGAGTGCCCAGCTGCGCAACATCTACGTGTTCGCCCGTGATGGCGGCACCTGGAAACTGGCTGATTTCCACAGTCGCCGCTGA
- the pdhA gene encoding pyruvate dehydrogenase (acetyl-transferring) E1 component subunit alpha translates to MTQEIAATLQPAADGTAAAGAGSHAERLAALYPAGPATVSREEGLTLFRDMTLGRRFEDKCAEMYYRGKMFGFVHLYNGQEAVSTGVIKAMRAQHDWFCSTYRDHVHALSAGVPAREVMSELFGKATGCSKGRGGSMHLFSREHHLLGGYAFIGEGIPVALGAAFTSRYKRDALGQSDSDAVTAAFFGDGTCNNGQFFECLNMAALWKLPILFVVENNKWAIGMAHDRATSDPEIWRKAAAFGMAGEEVDGMDVLAVRAAAQRAVERARAGEGPTLLECLTYRFRGHSLADPDELRSEAEKEFWAKRDPIKALAAHLTSHDLASSEELKAIEKEIDAEVADAVEFAVGAPEPDPGELTRYIWAED, encoded by the coding sequence ATGACTCAGGAGATCGCCGCCACGCTCCAACCGGCCGCAGATGGGACCGCCGCCGCCGGAGCCGGCAGCCACGCCGAACGCCTGGCGGCGCTCTACCCGGCTGGGCCAGCCACGGTGAGCCGTGAGGAGGGTCTGACCCTCTTCCGCGACATGACCCTCGGTCGCCGCTTCGAGGACAAGTGCGCCGAGATGTACTACCGGGGCAAGATGTTCGGCTTCGTTCACCTCTACAACGGCCAGGAGGCCGTCTCCACCGGGGTGATCAAGGCGATGCGTGCCCAGCACGACTGGTTCTGCAGCACGTACCGCGACCACGTCCATGCCCTCAGTGCCGGCGTGCCCGCCCGCGAGGTGATGAGTGAGCTGTTCGGCAAGGCCACCGGCTGCAGCAAGGGCCGTGGGGGTTCCATGCACCTCTTCTCCAGGGAGCATCACCTGCTCGGTGGCTATGCCTTCATCGGCGAGGGCATTCCGGTGGCCCTCGGGGCCGCCTTCACCAGCCGCTACAAGCGTGACGCCCTCGGTCAGTCGGACAGTGACGCCGTCACGGCGGCCTTCTTCGGCGATGGCACCTGCAACAACGGCCAGTTCTTCGAGTGCCTGAACATGGCGGCGCTGTGGAAGCTGCCGATCCTCTTCGTCGTCGAGAACAACAAATGGGCGATCGGCATGGCCCACGACCGCGCCACCAGCGATCCGGAGATCTGGCGTAAGGCCGCGGCCTTCGGCATGGCGGGTGAGGAGGTCGACGGCATGGATGTGCTGGCGGTGCGGGCCGCTGCCCAGCGGGCTGTGGAGCGTGCCAGGGCCGGCGAGGGGCCCACCCTGCTGGAGTGCCTCACGTACCGCTTCCGCGGCCATTCCCTGGCCGACCCCGATGAGCTGCGCAGCGAAGCGGAGAAGGAGTTCTGGGCCAAGCGGGATCCGATCAAGGCCCTGGCCGCCCACCTCACCAGCCACGATCTGGCCAGCTCCGAGGAGCTCAAGGCGATCGAGAAGGAGATCGATGCCGAAGTGGCCGATGCTGTCGAGTTCGCTGTCGGCGCACCAGAGCCCGATCCCGGCGAGCTCACTCGCTACATCTGGGCCGAGGACTGA
- a CDS encoding RNA polymerase sigma factor, RpoD/SigA family: MTASTLQPREQRRRGSDPISWYLSTIGRVPLLTPAEEIELGNQVQAMMQLIDSGVEDPPSVRDKQLLRLGRRAKERMMKANLRLVVSVAKKYQGKGLELLDLIQEGSLGLERAVEKFDPTRGYKFSTYAFWWIRQSMTRAIACQSRTIRLPVHLSERLSAVRRVSLELTHKLGAMPSRSEIAEAMAIPIQELDGLLRQSLTTSSLDAPVNGEDGRSFLGDLIADSSHDEPLDQVERGMHHEQLERWLSYLTEQERQVLDLRFGLDGHERHTLAEIGRLLDVSRERVRQVELKALRKLRSLTSRLPSQL, translated from the coding sequence ATGACAGCCTCCACCCTTCAGCCCCGCGAGCAGCGGCGGCGGGGGAGCGATCCAATCAGCTGGTATCTGAGCACCATCGGACGGGTTCCCCTGCTCACTCCAGCCGAGGAGATCGAACTGGGCAACCAGGTGCAGGCGATGATGCAGCTGATCGATTCTGGCGTGGAGGATCCGCCCAGCGTTCGCGATAAGCAACTGCTGCGCCTGGGCCGCCGCGCCAAGGAGCGCATGATGAAGGCCAACCTGCGCCTGGTGGTCAGTGTCGCCAAGAAGTATCAGGGCAAGGGGCTCGAGCTTCTCGACCTGATCCAGGAAGGATCCCTGGGCCTGGAGCGGGCCGTGGAGAAGTTCGATCCCACCCGCGGCTACAAGTTCTCCACTTATGCCTTCTGGTGGATCCGCCAGAGCATGACCCGCGCCATCGCCTGCCAGTCCCGCACCATCCGGCTGCCGGTTCACCTGAGCGAGCGCCTCAGCGCCGTGCGTCGCGTCAGCCTGGAGCTCACTCACAAGCTCGGGGCCATGCCCAGCCGCAGCGAGATTGCCGAAGCCATGGCGATCCCGATTCAGGAACTCGACGGGCTGCTGCGCCAGTCGTTGACCACCTCCAGCCTGGATGCCCCGGTGAATGGAGAGGATGGACGCAGTTTCCTGGGCGATCTGATCGCCGACTCCAGTCACGACGAGCCCCTCGACCAGGTGGAGCGGGGCATGCATCACGAGCAGCTGGAGCGCTGGCTCAGTTACCTCACCGAGCAGGAGCGCCAGGTGCTCGACCTGCGCTTCGGGCTTGATGGGCACGAGCGTCACACCCTCGCCGAGATCGGCCGTCTGCTCGACGTGTCCCGGGAGAGGGTGCGACAGGTGGAGCTCAAGGCCCTGCGCAAGCTCCGCAGCCTCACGAGCCGGCTGCCCAGCCAGCTCTGA
- a CDS encoding NAD(P)H-hydrate dehydratase, with protein sequence MSSSHAIHWPRRDADHLLVRSGQMAQLEQQLFASGLPVEALMEKAALAISARLLSEPESLHQGVLVLVGPGHNGGDALVVARELHLAGVKVRLWSPFERRKPLTESHWRHACWLGIERVDSTPDPGEACLWIDGFFGIGQRRPPGEAIESLLGDRARLRPDQLVAIDTPTGLCADSGRLLGHQAARARTTYCLGLLKQGLVQDAALAWVGELVRLDLGLAPVLLEQLPPDQPLGLSGADRTSAPALDPPPEAAKYGRGRLLVVSGSAAYPGAALLSLLGASASGCGSLRAAVPEPVARELWSLLPHVVLARAPEEPGALDRLDAVLIGPGLGPDTPADGTDSPPIWGALQSFAGLVVIDADGLNQLAAGVAGEAMAWLQGRQGPTWLTPHGGEFARLFPDLAGEQPLEAAAVAAARCGAALVLKGARSVIAAPDGRRWQLLEAAAEAARAGAGDVLAGFAAGQGALAMAAGITPGEPSTLAAAALAHAQAGLTARERFGPGQVTPQTLAAALGRWGSEEESPSES encoded by the coding sequence TTGAGCAGCAGCCACGCGATTCACTGGCCCCGCAGGGATGCCGACCACCTGCTGGTGCGCTCTGGACAGATGGCGCAGCTGGAGCAGCAGCTGTTTGCCAGCGGCCTGCCGGTGGAAGCGCTGATGGAGAAGGCCGCCCTGGCCATCAGTGCGCGGCTGCTGAGCGAGCCCGAATCCCTGCACCAGGGGGTGCTGGTGCTGGTGGGCCCCGGTCACAACGGGGGGGACGCCCTGGTGGTGGCCCGGGAGCTGCACCTGGCCGGAGTGAAGGTGCGGCTCTGGAGCCCCTTCGAGCGCCGCAAACCGCTCACCGAGTCCCATTGGCGCCATGCCTGCTGGCTAGGGATCGAGCGTGTGGACTCCACCCCTGATCCCGGCGAGGCCTGTCTCTGGATCGATGGGTTCTTCGGCATCGGCCAGCGGCGGCCTCCCGGCGAGGCGATCGAGTCCCTCCTGGGCGATCGGGCCCGGCTGAGGCCCGATCAGCTGGTGGCGATCGACACACCCACGGGCCTGTGCGCTGACAGCGGCAGGCTGCTGGGACACCAGGCCGCCCGCGCCCGCACGACCTACTGCCTCGGACTGCTGAAGCAGGGGCTGGTCCAGGACGCTGCCCTGGCCTGGGTGGGGGAACTGGTGCGGCTGGATCTGGGGCTGGCGCCGGTTCTGCTGGAGCAACTGCCGCCTGATCAGCCCCTGGGTCTGAGCGGTGCGGATCGCACCAGCGCCCCAGCCCTGGACCCTCCACCCGAGGCCGCCAAGTACGGCCGCGGGCGCCTGCTGGTGGTGAGCGGCAGCGCCGCCTATCCCGGTGCCGCCCTGCTCAGCCTGCTGGGGGCGAGCGCCAGCGGCTGCGGCAGCCTGCGGGCGGCCGTGCCGGAGCCCGTGGCCAGGGAGCTCTGGAGCCTCCTCCCCCATGTGGTCCTGGCTCGAGCGCCGGAGGAGCCGGGCGCCCTCGACCGCCTCGATGCCGTGCTGATTGGCCCGGGCCTGGGGCCAGACACCCCGGCGGATGGCACCGACAGCCCGCCGATCTGGGGGGCCCTGCAGTCCTTTGCCGGCCTGGTGGTGATCGATGCCGATGGCCTCAACCAACTGGCCGCGGGGGTGGCCGGCGAGGCGATGGCCTGGCTGCAGGGGCGTCAGGGTCCCACCTGGTTGACACCCCATGGGGGTGAATTCGCCCGCCTGTTCCCCGACCTGGCCGGCGAGCAGCCTCTGGAGGCCGCCGCCGTCGCCGCTGCCCGCTGCGGCGCGGCCCTGGTGCTCAAGGGCGCCCGGAGCGTGATTGCCGCCCCCGATGGCAGGCGCTGGCAGCTGCTGGAGGCCGCAGCGGAAGCGGCCCGGGCCGGAGCCGGCGATGTCCTGGCGGGATTCGCGGCCGGGCAAGGGGCTCTGGCCATGGCAGCGGGGATCACTCCTGGTGAGCCCTCCACCCTGGCCGCTGCCGCCCTGGCCCATGCCCAGGCGGGACTGACGGCCCGGGAACGGTTCGGGCCCGGCCAGGTGACGCCCCAGACTCTGGCCGCCGCTCTGGGCCGGTGGGGCTCAGAAGAGGAAAGCCCTAGTGAGAGTTGA